One Sebastes umbrosus isolate fSebUmb1 chromosome 6, fSebUmb1.pri, whole genome shotgun sequence DNA window includes the following coding sequences:
- the arf3a gene encoding ADP-ribosylation factor 3a: MGNIFGNLLKSLIGKKEMRILMVGLDAAGKTTILYKLKLGEIVTTIPTIGFNVETVEYKNISFTVWDVGGQDKIRPLWRHYFQNTQGLIFVVDSNDRERVNEAREELMRMLAEDELRDAVLLVFANKQDLPNAMNAAEITDKLGLHSLRHRNWYIQATCATSGDGLYEGLDWLANQLKNKK; the protein is encoded by the exons ATGGGGAACATCTTTGGCAACCTGTTGAAGAGCCTGATAGGCAAGAAGGAGATGAGGATTCTCATGGTGGGGCTGGACGCAGCTGGGAAAACCACCATCCTCTACAAGCTGAAGCTCGGGGAGATCGTCACCACCATCCCCACAATCG GTTTCAACGTAGAGACGGTGGAGTACAAGAACATCAGCTTCACCGTGTGGGACGTGGGTGGCCAGGACAAGATCCGTCCCCTGTGGAGGCACTACTTCCAGAACACCCAGG GTTTGATCTTTGTGGTAGACAGCAATGACCGTGAGCGGGTGAACGAAGCTCGGGAGGAACTGATGAGGATGCTGGCTGAGGATGAGCTGCGGGATGCGGTTCTCCTCGTCTTTGCCAACAAACAG gaTCTGCCCAATGCCATGAATGCCGCAGAAATCACAGACAAGCTGGGCCTGCACTCCCTACGCCACCGCAACTGGTACATTCAGGCCACTTGCGCCACTAGTGGAGACGGTCTCTACGAGGGCCTGGACTGGCTGGCCAATCAGCTGAAGAACAAAAAGTGA